Part of the Candidatus Bathyarchaeota archaeon genome is shown below.
ATCAACTAATCTATTTGAGTTCTACTTTTTCTTTGAGCTGATGATAATTCCCTCCTGGGCTTTGATAAATATATACGGATATGGGGAGAGGGAGAAGATAGCTCTGACTTACCTTCTCTGGTCCATAGTCGGAGCGGTGTTATTTGTCACAGGCGCACTTACCGCCCATGCTGTGCTACATAGTTTCGAGATCTCAGATCTAGCCAAGCTTAACGGTCATCCCCTGTCAACGTTTATTGTTATATCCATGCTCCTAGGTTTCTTTATCAAGATGGCGGCTTTTGGCTTACACATATGGCTGCCCTATGCCCACACAGAGGCACCTACACCCATAAGCGCCCTGCTAAGCCCGGCTATGATCGGCTTGGCCGCATATGCCACAGTCAGGATTCTAGTTCCAATCCAAAGTGCCTTCCAAAGTATTCATTGGATAGTATTGATCTGGGCATTTGTGACTATGGTTTACGGAGGTCTAATGGTTTTAGCCCAGACCGATATAAAGCGGCTCCTTGCCTATTCAAGCATGAGCCAGATGGGCTATCTTATCATCGGCATAGCTAGTAACACACCCCTTGGGATATCTGGGACTATGCTACACTATGTCAGCCACGGATTGGGTAAGGCTGCTCTCTTTTTATCGGCGGGTGCCATAATGCATCAGAGCGGCATCCGCGATATCAGATCACTAGGAGGTCTTGCTGGGAAGATGCCAATTTCGGCCGTTGCTTTTACCATAGGGGTTATGAATATTGCAGGCATACCGCCAACGATAGGATTTATCTCTAAGATGATGGTGTTCATGGGCGCCATAAACCGGGGGTTGGTTACCTCCCCCCTCGATCTGGCAGTAACCTTCGCGGCATTAATTTCAACCGCGCTTACAATAGGATACACAACTTGGACCATACGACGCATTTTCTTTGGCCCAACACCGGAACATCTGAATAATGTAAAAGAGGCTCCAATTACGATGACAGCTCCCTTAATCATAATAAGTGTCCTCTCTGTGGTTCTTGGCATCTATCCTAAAGTCATCCTGGACCCCCTTATTCAGATTGTCCAGGTACTAGTCCCCGGGTAATGAGGAGGATTGAAGAGAAATGATTAATGGTTTGCTGGCGTTTGTGGTTTTCTTACCAATAATATCTGCGCCAATCATCTATGTTCTGAGGAAAAGATTCGGTGAAAGCCTTGATTGGGGGCCGTTCATCATCTTACTCTTCATAACATTGATAACGGCTCCCCTTGTGTTGACGGCTCATAAGCACAACCTCCTTGAAGAATACCTATGGACGACGACACCGGTGAAACTTACGTTTGGACTACTTGGAGATGGGCTGAGCGTTCCAATACTCTTCACAATGATCTTCGTTTTTGCATTCTCCGTGTTATTCTCCATTCCGTATATGAGACGTCGGATGAAAAGAGGGGATATTGTGGAGAGTGATGGTAAATATGCTATTTACTACACCTTTTATTTACTGTATGTGGGGAGCGTTCTAGGGTCTATCCTCTCGACCAACCTCATTGAGTTCTACCTTTTCTTCGAGTGTGCGGTGGTGTTTTCATGGTTCCTTATTTTCATCTTTGGCTATGGTAAACGTGAAAAAATATCTCTGACCTATTTTATCTGGACCAGTGTGGGGGCGCTTTTCCTACTTACAGGGATGTTATTTGCTTACCAGTATATCGGAAGCTTTGAAATCGCTGATCTATGGAGAATATCGGAAAGTCCGATAGGAACTTGGATCGGTTTAGCATTCACCCTAGGGATCCTTGTAAAGATTGGTGCCCTAGGACTCCATGGCTGGCTCCCAAGCACCTATGGAGAGGCCCCTACCCCTGTTAGTGCGGTCCTGGGGGCGACATCCGTTGTGCTAGGGACGTACTCCTTAGCAAGGCTGCTCGTCCCCTTCCGTGAGGTCATGTTCGGGATTAGTGGCTGGCTTGAACTCTGGGCACTACTGACGATTCTCTACGCCGGTGTCATGGCCTTGAGGCAGAGTGACACAAAGGGTTTAGTAGCTTACTTAAGCATGAGCCAGATGAACTATTGCTTTCTAGGCGTTTTTACTTATGTGTTCCACGGTGTCCTTGGGGCTGTTTCATATAGTATCAGCCACGGACTCGCCATTTCCCTGCTCTTTTTGGTATCCGGAGCCATACTGTATAGGACAGGTACACGAAATATGGATGAGCTAGGAGGATTAGCCGAAAAGTTACCCTCATCCATGATCGCAATCCTTGTGGGCTTCCTAACCATTGGAGGTCTTCCACCCTCGGTTGGATTTAAGTCAAAATTTATACTCCTCACTGGCGCCTTTGAGAGAGCTCTTGTTAGCTCCCCTCTCGAATGGATAATTGCGATACTAGCGGCGACAGTAGCTACTATAGTTACAGTCGCTTACGAATTTAAGACAGTATGGAGGGTATTCTACGGCAAGTTACCGAAACAATTCGATGATTTAAGGCAAGAACCCATTCCAATGATCGTAGCTTTATTTGCAATGAGCTCCCTACTCATATTATTCGGCATCTGGCCCATTATCATTACAAAACCACTAGAGGTGTTCTTTGAACATTTACCGTGGGGATAACTGAATGGGTTGAACTAAGATGTTGATAAAATGTGTATATAATGTACATCTGTTTTAACGGTTAAAATAAATAAAACGATTTAACCGATATTGGGACGATTCATGCGCGCGATGAAAAGTATTACAGAAGTTTTTTTAATCAAGAGCCCCTGAGCATCTAAGACATGAGTGTTGCCGTAATAGGACCCCCCTCCTTTATCACCACCTTCGAGTTGATTGGGGCTGCGGGTTTTGAGAGCAGCTCCGGGGATGCTGTAGCGCAGACTTTGGATCGTCTCGTCAACGAGGGTCAATTTCAATTCATAGTAATCCCTGAGCGCTTTGCAATACAGACACGACCCGTCCGGGAGGCTGTTATGAGTAAGGGGGAGATTACGCCTGTCTTCGCCCTCATCCCTGACTTCACGATGGAGACTGGGATGAGAATGGAGGAGCTCCAGGAAGTTGTTTCCCTTGCTATTGGAACACGTTTAGAGCTGTGATGAAATGGGTACGGAAAGTGTATTATCAATAGGAGAGCGCCTCCAGAAACTCTTAGTCAATGCTGAAGTCGAGGCCAAGGCCATGATTACAGAGGCACAGAGCACCACCAACGAGAAGATTACTGCTGCTAATAACGAGGCCTCTAGGAAGAGGGCCATGGCTCAGAGGGGCACCGGGATCGAGGAGCTCCTTAAGGATGAGGAAAAGAAGGCGAAAAAGGAAGCTAAGAAGATCCTTAAGGATTACCAAGTCCAAGCTGAGGCTCTCAAGGACGTTCCGGAAGATAAAGTAAGAGAGGCTATAGAGACGGTGATGAAAGAGGTGCTCCGCCAATGAGCAAATCCACCATGGATCTCGAGGCCAATCTCATCGAAAGAGTTATCGAGCAAAGGAACAAACTCCTAGAGGATGCAGAAAACAAAGTTAGAACGATTAAAAGGTCGGGCGTAGAGGAGGTGGCCCGTATTCTCGCTAACTCTGAGGCGGAGATCCTCAGTATGATCGGCTCTGATCTCAACGCCACGAGAGACAGGATAATTGGGGCAGCCCAACTTGAGGGCAGGAAGGTCATCCTGCTAACCCGCCAGTCCATTCTAGTTGGAATCTTCGATAAAGTTCTAGAGAGGCTCCAAGGTGTGGCAATGGGAGGCGAGGCCACTGTTGACAAAGGTCGGGTCCTCATCTCGCTAATCACAGAGGCTGCCACCGCAATTGGCGGCGAGGAATTCATTATTTCAGCGAACAAGGCTGACCTTGAGTATCTTGAAAAAAACTTAGGTAATATCCATATGGCTTTAAAGAAATCGATAGGTGAGATTAGAATCAGCGTTGACTCGGATCCCCTCAACGTCGTTGGGGGTGTTGTTGTTAGGAATAGCGACGGTAATAAGACCTACCATAACACCTTTGAGGGCAGGCTTGCAAACGTTAGGGCGAGGCTCGAGTCCGAGATCGCCGAAAATCTAGGAGTGCTGTAAATGTCAATTATTGGAACAATCGAGAGAATTAATGGATCCCTCATCGTTGCCCATTTCGACGAGGAGCCAAAGATCGGCGACCTTACCGAGGTCGGGGACCTCAGACTTATGGGAGAGATAGTTAGGCTCAGCGGGGAGACCGCTTATATACAGTGCTTCGAGGCAACTAGCGGTCTCAGACCCGGGGAGCCGGTTGCAGACCTCGGAGTCCCCCTTGTCGCTGAACTCGGTCCTGGCCTTATGGGCCGGATCGTGGACGGCGTGGAGAGGTCAGAGACGGAGCTTTGGGAACTTACGGGGCCCTTTGTCTCCAGAGGGACTAATATCTCGCCCCTCAATAGGGAGGCAAAATGGAGATTTGAGGCTAAGGTCAAACCCGGTGACAAGGTAGAGGGGGGTAATGTCCTTGGGGTTGTCCAGGAGACGGTGTCCTTTGAGCACAGGGTGCTAGTACCCCTTAAACAGTCAGGCACCATCAAATCAATCATGTCGGGGGAGTTCACCGTTACCGACGTCATTGGAGAGATTGCAACCAGCTCAGGCATCGTGCCAATCAAAATGATGCAGACCTGGCCAGTGCGGATCCCTAGACCCATCAAAGAACGTCTCCCTCTGGAGATGCCCCTTATGACTGGTCAAAGGGTCATCGACACCTTTTTCCCCGTGGCGAAAGGCGGTGCAGCTGCAATCCCCGGTGGCTTCGGGACAGGCAAGACGGTTACCCTTCAACAGGTTGCCAAGTGGTCTGACGCTGATATCATAATCTATATCGGGTGCGGGGAGAGGGGAAACGAGATGGCCGACGTAGTTGCCCACTTCCCCGAACTCGAGGATCCCCGAAGCGGAAGCAAGCTCATCGAGAGGACGGTCATCATCGCGAACGTCTCTAATATGCCCGTCTCCGCAAGAGAGGCCAGCATCTATATGGGAGTTACCATCGGAGAGTTCTACAGGGACATGGGTTATGACGTCGCTATTATGGCTGACTCTACGTCACGATGGGCTGAAGCTCTCAGGGATATCTCAGGGCGTCTCGAGGAGATCCCTGCTGAGGCAGGTTTCCCCGCCTACCTCTCGGACCGGATCGCCCAGATTTATGAGAGAACAGGCAGGGGCGTCGTTATGGGGGACGGCAGAAAGTTAGGCAGTCTCACGCTTATAGGGGCCGTATCTCCCCCCGGCGGAGACTTTAGTGAACCCGTGACCACCCATACCCTTAGGTTCATTGGTACCTTCTGGGCTTTGGATACAGACCTAGCTTACAGGCGCCACTTCCCGGCTATCAACTGGCTAAGGAGTTTTACGCGTTACTTGGAAGTTGCTGCTCGATGGTGGGCTAGCCTTGATCCTGGGTGGGAAGAATCAAGGACTCAGGCACTAAGGCTATTAGAGGAGGCCTCGGAGATCGAAGAGACCGCCAGGATAATTGGGGAAAAGGCTCTCCCGGACGAGCAGAGGCTCGTGCTACTACTGGCGGAGATGCTCAGGGAGGGCTTCCTTGTTCAAAGCGCATTTCACGATGTCGACACCTATTGCGAGGCTGAGAAGCAGACTGCCCTACTCAAAGTGTTCATTGAGTTCTACACTAAGGTGGACCCCCTCGTGAAGTCGGGTGTACCCATTGAACAGGTGAGGGAAATGGACATCGTCACCGAACTAATGCGCCTCAAGGAGAGGGCCGGAGTCGAGCCCATAGAGCAAGCGAGTAAGGCGATCCTCAGGCAGAGGGACGCCCTCGCGGAGCGGTATGAGGTGAAACTGTAATGGAAACCGAACAATCAGGGATGATTTACAAGACCACCAGTGAAATCAAGGGCCCGATTCTTATGGTGGAGGGGGTCAAAGGAGTCGCTTTTGATGAGATTGTGAACATCAGGAGACCCACTGGAGAAATAGTGACTGGTTCTGTTTTGGACGTTAGCAGGGACTGGGCAATGGTTCAGTGTTTTGGGGACACCAGCGGGATGGACCTAAACGTCCAGATAAGGTTCACCGGGGAGACTCTAAAGATTCCAATGAGTGAGGAGCTCATCGGCAGGGTCTTCAGCGGCAGCTTCCAGCCCCTAGACGGCATACCTGTCCCACTGAGCACAGACCGGAGAGATGTAAATGGCGGGACCATCAACCCTGCAGCCAGAGATGTCCCTAGCGAGTTCATCCAGACCGGGATCAGCGCCATCGACGGTATGAACAGCCTCGTCCGTGGCCAGAAGCTTCCCATCTTCAGCGAGTCAGGTCTGCCTCACAACGTGATGGCCGCCCAGATCGCACGGCAGGCTACTATCCCCGGCCAAGAGACTGACTTCGCCATTGTCTTTGGGGCCATGGGAATAAAAAATGAGGAAGCAGACTATTTCAGAGCGGAGTTCGAGAAAACCGGGGCTCTGAGCAAGTCCGTTCTCGTTCTCAACCTCGCGGATGACCCACCAATCGAACGTATCGTCACCCCCCGTATCGCCCAGACTATCGCAGAATACCTCGCATTCGACTTGGGGATGCACGTCCTCGTCATCCTAACCGACATGACCAACTACGCGGAGGCACTCCGAACGATCAGCATCGCGAGGGAGGAGGTTCCTACTCGTAAAGGTTATCCAGGCTACCTCTACAGCGACCTCGCTACTATCTACGAAAGGGCGGGCAGGATACAGGGTAGACCAGGCTCTGTAACCCTGATGCCTATACTTTCAATGCCTGCAGGGGATAAGACTCATCCAGTCCCGGACCTTACAGGCTATATCACTGAGGGGCAGCTTATTTTGGAGCGGGAACTTAGCCTCAGAGGAATCTACCCCCCAATGAATCCTCTCCCGAGTCTCAGCAGACTCATGAAAGATGGCATCGGTGAGGAGACCACTCGAGAGGATCACCAGGACGTTTCCAACCAGCTCTACATGGCTTACGCTGAGGGTACAAGAGCCCGCGGTTTAGTCCGAATCGTCGGAGAGGTGGGTCTAAGCGACAGGGAAAGGACGTGGCTAAGATTCGCTGACCGTTTCGAGCAAGAATTCGTGAATCAAGGTCCATACGAGAATAGGAGCATCGAGCAGACCCTGGGAGTAGCCTGGGACTTACTCTCAATTCTCCCCGAGGAGGACCTAATACGCATCAGGGAGAATTATATCACAAAGTACCACCCGGCTCACAAGAGTGAAAAATAGTGTCCGCCACCACTGGAATACGGCCCACTAAGGGCTTCCTCATGGAGATGAAACGGAGGATCGGATTCATCGAAAAGGGCACTGAGTTCCTGAAACTGAAGAGGGATCACCTTGCGAAAGAACTCACATCCTCCATTGACGTTCTAAAGGGGCGGAGGAACAAACTCCTAGAGGAGCTCCAGGTAGCCTACAGGGGTGTTACTGCGGCCTATATCAGCTTAGGTCCAACTGAGGTGACGAGTCAGGCGAGTTCTCTCAAGAGCGGCCTTGAAATAGAGGTTCTCCCTAGAGCTACTATGGGTGTAAGGTACCCATTCATCAAGGTAGACAAAGACCCCCAGATCGCTGGGGAGCTAGACATCACGTTGAATGAGGCAGCAGAGAAGGTAATGGGTATTCTCAAGGACATCATCCAGATCGCAGAATTCGAGGCGAGGGCCGAGAGGATCGCGGACGAGCTGGGAAAGACCAACAGGAAGGTGAACGCATTGGAGAACACCATCATACCGAGATATAAGGCAATCATTAAGTTCATCGAAGACAAGCTCGACGAGGAGGCTTTGGAGGAGCTCGTTAGGATGAAGCTCATTGGAGGTGCGTTAGCGAAACGTCGATGAAAATGGGCCTCCACTATGTAGTGATTAGGAGCCACGCTCTCATAGCTGACCTTTTGGCCCCAGAGGAGATGGGCAAGCTCGCAGAGCAAGGGTCTATCGTGGACTTTATCGAGAAACTCTCGGGGACTATCTACGGCACCATAATAGTCGGGGAGAGGGGCGATCCCTCCATCGCCCTGGAAAAGGAGTTCTATCTCAGGTTCATCGAGAGGATGACTAAAATCGTGGATATCACTCCAAAAAAGATGGGGGCGTTCCTCCAAGCCTACTACTATTTGAGGTTTGAGACCCTCAACCTCAAGAGGATCCTCAGGGGCAAGTTCAGTGAACTCCCTATGGAGACCATCAAAAGTTATCTCGTTCCCATGGAGCCCTACCAAACCCCAGATTATGAGGGGCTGGTGGAGGCAGATAGCATCGAGGAGACCGTGAAGATGCTCCAGGGGACACCCTACGCTGGAATCGAGGCGAGCTTGGAGGTCGCCCGACGGTACGATGCCATTTGGCCCATGGAGCAAGCGCTCAATCAGCTATACGCCATCACCGTGCTTGAGTCTCTGGATTCTCTTTCTAGGACCGATAGATCCCTAGTTAGGAGTATATTGACGTTCGAGGTCAACATCGAGAACCTCCTAAATGCGATTAAGCACAGGAGGCACAGGAAGGATGACTTAGAGGCCAAAAAGATCGAGGAACTCTTTCCTATCACTTTTGACATTGACCTCAAAAAGATCAAGGCCCTAATCCATGCAGAGGATCTCAATGAGGCCATTGATGACCTCGGAGATCCCTATACCAAGATACTCTCCCCAATATACACGGGTGACGTCGCATTGATCAGGGCTAGGGTCCGGAGGTACATCTACGAGATCGTTAGTAATCGCCGAGCCGCGAAGAACTTCGGATTCAATGTGATTATGGCGTACCTGATCTTCAGTGAGCTCGAAAAAGACGACCTCGTCGGGATAGCTTGGGGAATAACTCAGGGGATCACTGCTGACGAAATGACTAAATATCTCTCGGTTTCTGGGCGATGAATCAAGGGGATAATCCCTCTATTTTTTTCTATAATAGAAATAATTCAATATACTAACTGGTTAAAAAAAATAAAAAAGAAAAAAAGGGTGAAATCGTCGCGCCTATCCGCTGCTTAGCAGGATAGCCACGATCAATCCGTAAATGGCCAAACCCTCTCCAAGGGCGATGAAAAGCAGTGACCAGATCGAGAGCTCAGGTCTCTCGGTGATCATCGCCGCGCCTGCCTTTGCAGCCACCATTATAGCTAGTGCTGCAGCAAAGCTAGCGCCAATCATTGTCATCGCTCCTGTCAGGAGAGGCCAAGCCGATTCAGGAATCATGCCACCTTCACCTCCAAAGGTTATCACTAAAACGAAGAGAAGATCTACGACCATCAGGAATGCTCCAAAGGCACTTAGGGCAGTTCCCCAAACGGTGCCTTTTCCCTCAACCTCTGCTGAGGCTCCAATGATTCCTCCCTGCGTAAAACACCATGCGCCCGCCAGCATCGTTACTCCGATCGCGATCACAGGTGGTAATAGGGACACGCTATAATCGTCTCCCCGCATTTCGTTGCGTCTTTAAGGTTCTCATGAACATCAAGTGCATTTTTCCACCTCGTTCTCCTATCAATTACTGCTTATGCATATAACTTTTTTCACACAGAAAGAAAAGAAAAAGTTTTAGTTATTAGACTTTTTTGCGAAACTCATCGCGTAGGGCTTAAAGCGTACTCCTCCACCTTGGAAGAACTTTCCCATAAACTCGTAATAGAGCAGCCTCAGTGACTGTACTGCGCTTGAGACGAACTCAAAGCTCAGTGCGACGACGTTCATAATGACTAGGCCGATTCCCGCAATCCCAAGGGAGTTAGATAGGGCCACTGCGGCGATGGCTAGGCTTGCGTGAGCGAGAGCGAACGCCGCAATCCTGAGGAAGCTGAAGAGGTTAGCTAGTCCCTCGACGAAAGTCAATAAGAGTCCTCCGACCCCCAAGCCTATAGCGTCAACCCCCACCCCGTGCCCGTGGTACACAGAGTGAATCACAGGCTCTATGAAGCTGAGTAACAATCCGACCAGCGCCAGGATGAACCAGGGGCTTCCCATTGCCGCCATGAAGTTCATGCCAATACTGATAAAGTGCATCGCTGTCATATACAGGCCAATTATATAGAGTATCATCCCTAGTCCATGCTCTCCAAGAGCCCCAATCGGATTTCCCTTCTTGATCTCATTGTAAGCACCTAGAATTAGGCCAAAAATAACCTCAATTGTGGCAATCTTGAATACAAGGAGCATCAGAGTCGTGGTTTCGTGCACCGGGTTTGGCATGATAGGATAATGAAACGGTAACACGATGTGGCTAGCGTGGAGCCAGTGAGTGATTCCATGTTCGATCAGGAAGAACGAGTCAAACATAAATCCAAAAATAATTGCCGATAAACCCATTGGCATCATGATACCTCCTAACCTATACATCATCCCCCCTCCAACCTCCTTATTTTTCCGCCAAAGATATACGCCTATCAACAAGAACAAGAGACCCTGGCCGATGTCTCCATACATGAGACCAAACTGGAACGCAAAGACTACTATACTTATGTAGGCTGGGTTCACTTCACTCGCTGAGGGCCATCCTCTAAGATATGTGAGGATCCAAGCGGGCTTTAGGATCGCGGGCATATTTGGCTCCGGATTAGGGATATTTTGATCATCTGAGCTGGGTGAATCTAAGGTGATATACATTTTCTCCCCCACGCTCGCCTCGACATCCTCGATGGCCTGCTCGAGCTCGGTCACTTTATAGTCTGGCACCCAACCTTGAATAACACTGATCACTTTGGTCCGGAGAACGGGAGGTTTCTTATGGGAGAGGATCTTCAGGATCTTGTCGATATATGAGATCCTGCCAATCCCAATGGACTGCTCGCCTTGAATCTTTGCGATTTTGACTGCAGTCTCTTTTTCATAATCCTCCAAGATTACTGCATATTTCCCCTTAAGCTCTTCAACCTTGGAGTTGTGAGCGTCTTCTGCGACTTTTATTTTGTCCTCTTCAGTCTTAATATTATGGCCGTATTTCTCTTCCTGGGTTTTCTTTAGTGCTTCCTCGTATTTTTTGAGGACCTCATTCCGTTTTTTCGGATCCAGCACAAGGAGCACATCTCTATTGTCGAGGATGTCAAATACATCCTCCACCTCAAAAACCAGGAACAGTGCTTCGACCCACTTCCGCCCCTCCTCGGGGCCGAATATAAACAG
Proteins encoded:
- a CDS encoding complex I subunit 5 family protein, which codes for MINGLLAFVVFLPIISAPIIYVLRKRFGESLDWGPFIILLFITLITAPLVLTAHKHNLLEEYLWTTTPVKLTFGLLGDGLSVPILFTMIFVFAFSVLFSIPYMRRRMKRGDIVESDGKYAIYYTFYLLYVGSVLGSILSTNLIEFYLFFECAVVFSWFLIFIFGYGKREKISLTYFIWTSVGALFLLTGMLFAYQYIGSFEIADLWRISESPIGTWIGLAFTLGILVKIGALGLHGWLPSTYGEAPTPVSAVLGATSVVLGTYSLARLLVPFREVMFGISGWLELWALLTILYAGVMALRQSDTKGLVAYLSMSQMNYCFLGVFTYVFHGVLGAVSYSISHGLAISLLFLVSGAILYRTGTRNMDELGGLAEKLPSSMIAILVGFLTIGGLPPSVGFKSKFILLTGAFERALVSSPLEWIIAILAATVATIVTVAYEFKTVWRVFYGKLPKQFDDLRQEPIPMIVALFAMSSLLILFGIWPIIITKPLEVFFEHLPWG
- a CDS encoding V-type ATP synthase subunit D — encoded protein: MSATTGIRPTKGFLMEMKRRIGFIEKGTEFLKLKRDHLAKELTSSIDVLKGRRNKLLEELQVAYRGVTAAYISLGPTEVTSQASSLKSGLEIEVLPRATMGVRYPFIKVDKDPQIAGELDITLNEAAEKVMGILKDIIQIAEFEARAERIADELGKTNRKVNALENTIIPRYKAIIKFIEDKLDEEALEELVRMKLIGGALAKRR
- a CDS encoding ATP synthase subunit C — encoded protein: MSLLPPVIAIGVTMLAGAWCFTQGGIIGASAEVEGKGTVWGTALSAFGAFLMVVDLLFVLVITFGGEGGMIPESAWPLLTGAMTMIGASFAAALAIMVAAKAGAAMITERPELSIWSLLFIALGEGLAIYGLIVAILLSSG
- a CDS encoding NADH-quinone oxidoreductase subunit M → MMFTPLWIAILAPILFMPIVYAIGRRIGKKVSWIALIPLAFSVVTFINFMPTISLGPIGEYFFWLPGLRFGLLLDGLSLPIVLTVAILSALIVIYSTAYMEHKVHEEYHEDNKKAYATYYALYLAYATSMMGVALSTNLFEFYFFFELMIIPSWALINIYGYGEREKIALTYLLWSIVGAVLFVTGALTAHAVLHSFEISDLAKLNGHPLSTFIVISMLLGFFIKMAAFGLHIWLPYAHTEAPTPISALLSPAMIGLAAYATVRILVPIQSAFQSIHWIVLIWAFVTMVYGGLMVLAQTDIKRLLAYSSMSQMGYLIIGIASNTPLGISGTMLHYVSHGLGKAALFLSAGAIMHQSGIRDIRSLGGLAGKMPISAVAFTIGVMNIAGIPPTIGFISKMMVFMGAINRGLVTSPLDLAVTFAALISTALTIGYTTWTIRRIFFGPTPEHLNNVKEAPITMTAPLIIISVLSVVLGIYPKVILDPLIQIVQVLVPG
- a CDS encoding V-type ATP synthase subunit E, giving the protein MSKSTMDLEANLIERVIEQRNKLLEDAENKVRTIKRSGVEEVARILANSEAEILSMIGSDLNATRDRIIGAAQLEGRKVILLTRQSILVGIFDKVLERLQGVAMGGEATVDKGRVLISLITEAATAIGGEEFIISANKADLEYLEKNLGNIHMALKKSIGEIRISVDSDPLNVVGGVVVRNSDGNKTYHNTFEGRLANVRARLESEIAENLGVL
- a CDS encoding V-type ATPase subunit, which gives rise to MKMGLHYVVIRSHALIADLLAPEEMGKLAEQGSIVDFIEKLSGTIYGTIIVGERGDPSIALEKEFYLRFIERMTKIVDITPKKMGAFLQAYYYLRFETLNLKRILRGKFSELPMETIKSYLVPMEPYQTPDYEGLVEADSIEETVKMLQGTPYAGIEASLEVARRYDAIWPMEQALNQLYAITVLESLDSLSRTDRSLVRSILTFEVNIENLLNAIKHRRHRKDDLEAKKIEELFPITFDIDLKKIKALIHAEDLNEAIDDLGDPYTKILSPIYTGDVALIRARVRRYIYEIVSNRRAAKNFGFNVIMAYLIFSELEKDDLVGIAWGITQGITADEMTKYLSVSGR
- a CDS encoding V-type ATP synthase subunit B, giving the protein METEQSGMIYKTTSEIKGPILMVEGVKGVAFDEIVNIRRPTGEIVTGSVLDVSRDWAMVQCFGDTSGMDLNVQIRFTGETLKIPMSEELIGRVFSGSFQPLDGIPVPLSTDRRDVNGGTINPAARDVPSEFIQTGISAIDGMNSLVRGQKLPIFSESGLPHNVMAAQIARQATIPGQETDFAIVFGAMGIKNEEADYFRAEFEKTGALSKSVLVLNLADDPPIERIVTPRIAQTIAEYLAFDLGMHVLVILTDMTNYAEALRTISIAREEVPTRKGYPGYLYSDLATIYERAGRIQGRPGSVTLMPILSMPAGDKTHPVPDLTGYITEGQLILERELSLRGIYPPMNPLPSLSRLMKDGIGEETTREDHQDVSNQLYMAYAEGTRARGLVRIVGEVGLSDRERTWLRFADRFEQEFVNQGPYENRSIEQTLGVAWDLLSILPEEDLIRIRENYITKYHPAHKSEK
- a CDS encoding V-type ATPase 116kDa subunit family protein, whose product is MKKVTIITPPEYESLVLESMGKARVTQLKKATGPGFEDLYDEDQQVDYRELYDKVHVSYQKLLDLSKGELESVLPSNEDLRRFHANPEEEINSVLGELEGLIQQLDDIRELRQQQREEIIAELQSSIAEETIKFEEAKESAYALTRKINGARGKLESVRALEPEEFKSCFAVGLTKNKLIPKLKEYLKRYPKIFFKEVDAGPNKSFLFIFGPEEGRKWVEALFLVFEVEDVFDILDNRDVLLVLDPKKRNEVLKKYEEALKKTQEEKYGHNIKTEEDKIKVAEDAHNSKVEELKGKYAVILEDYEKETAVKIAKIQGEQSIGIGRISYIDKILKILSHKKPPVLRTKVISVIQGWVPDYKVTELEQAIEDVEASVGEKMYITLDSPSSDDQNIPNPEPNMPAILKPAWILTYLRGWPSASEVNPAYISIVVFAFQFGLMYGDIGQGLLFLLIGVYLWRKNKEVGGGMMYRLGGIMMPMGLSAIIFGFMFDSFFLIEHGITHWLHASHIVLPFHYPIMPNPVHETTTLMLLVFKIATIEVIFGLILGAYNEIKKGNPIGALGEHGLGMILYIIGLYMTAMHFISIGMNFMAAMGSPWFILALVGLLLSFIEPVIHSVYHGHGVGVDAIGLGVGGLLLTFVEGLANLFSFLRIAAFALAHASLAIAAVALSNSLGIAGIGLVIMNVVALSFEFVSSAVQSLRLLYYEFMGKFFQGGGVRFKPYAMSFAKKSNN
- a CDS encoding V-type ATP synthase subunit F, producing the protein MSVAVIGPPSFITTFELIGAAGFESSSGDAVAQTLDRLVNEGQFQFIVIPERFAIQTRPVREAVMSKGEITPVFALIPDFTMETGMRMEELQEVVSLAIGTRLEL
- a CDS encoding V-type ATP synthase subunit A, which codes for MSIIGTIERINGSLIVAHFDEEPKIGDLTEVGDLRLMGEIVRLSGETAYIQCFEATSGLRPGEPVADLGVPLVAELGPGLMGRIVDGVERSETELWELTGPFVSRGTNISPLNREAKWRFEAKVKPGDKVEGGNVLGVVQETVSFEHRVLVPLKQSGTIKSIMSGEFTVTDVIGEIATSSGIVPIKMMQTWPVRIPRPIKERLPLEMPLMTGQRVIDTFFPVAKGGAAAIPGGFGTGKTVTLQQVAKWSDADIIIYIGCGERGNEMADVVAHFPELEDPRSGSKLIERTVIIANVSNMPVSAREASIYMGVTIGEFYRDMGYDVAIMADSTSRWAEALRDISGRLEEIPAEAGFPAYLSDRIAQIYERTGRGVVMGDGRKLGSLTLIGAVSPPGGDFSEPVTTHTLRFIGTFWALDTDLAYRRHFPAINWLRSFTRYLEVAARWWASLDPGWEESRTQALRLLEEASEIEETARIIGEKALPDEQRLVLLLAEMLREGFLVQSAFHDVDTYCEAEKQTALLKVFIEFYTKVDPLVKSGVPIEQVREMDIVTELMRLKERAGVEPIEQASKAILRQRDALAERYEVKL